In a single window of the Amycolatopsis sp. cg5 genome:
- a CDS encoding BTAD domain-containing putative transcriptional regulator: MEHSVDRARFRLLGPLEIIRDGHDRTPGPFRQRVLLAILLLNANKLVTTDAIIDQMWGARPPRSAQAAVQMYVCGIRRSLAGDRGDPRTHSVLKTGSAGYLVAAEPDQLDVVRFRAHLARGRELLGAGGCERAAAEFRMALSLWRGRVLADLARWPEYDRYARYLEEERLSALESRIDVDLVHGSGAGLIAELEQLCASHPYCEGFHRRLMAAYCRSGRRAEALAVFSRAQRVLRDEVGIEPGPALRAAQRTILRGHDENAALCRHVTATRDR; the protein is encoded by the coding sequence ATGGAGCACTCCGTCGACCGCGCGCGATTCCGGTTGCTGGGTCCACTCGAAATCATCCGGGACGGTCACGACCGCACGCCAGGCCCGTTCCGGCAACGGGTGCTGCTCGCGATCTTGTTGCTCAACGCCAACAAACTGGTGACGACCGACGCGATCATCGACCAGATGTGGGGAGCGCGGCCGCCGCGTTCGGCGCAGGCCGCCGTCCAGATGTACGTCTGCGGGATACGCCGATCGCTGGCAGGCGACCGTGGCGATCCACGCACGCACTCGGTGCTCAAGACCGGCTCGGCCGGATATCTGGTGGCGGCCGAACCAGACCAGCTCGACGTCGTCCGGTTTCGCGCGCATCTGGCGCGGGGCCGCGAATTGCTGGGCGCGGGCGGCTGCGAGCGCGCCGCGGCCGAGTTCCGGATGGCGCTGTCGTTGTGGCGTGGCCGGGTGCTGGCCGATCTCGCCAGGTGGCCCGAGTACGACCGGTACGCGCGCTACCTCGAGGAGGAACGGCTGTCGGCGCTGGAAAGCCGGATCGACGTCGACCTCGTGCACGGCTCCGGCGCCGGCCTGATCGCCGAACTCGAGCAGCTGTGCGCGAGCCATCCCTATTGCGAGGGCTTCCATCGACGGCTCATGGCCGCTTACTGCCGGTCCGGGCGCCGGGCCGAGGCGCTCGCGGTGTTCTCGCGCGCTCAGCGCGTGCTCCGCGACGAGGTCGGCATCGAGCCCGGCCCGGCACTGCGCGCCGCGCAGCGGACCATTCTCCGGGGCCACGACGAGAACGCCGCACTATGCCGGCATGTCACGGCTACGCGGGATCGCTGA
- a CDS encoding flavin reductase family protein, whose product MSLQPTLDSSVAELFTEAMSRLVTGLAVVTARGADGRPCGLLVSSICSYSAEPPSLLLSIARSARSYAAVTDRGRFGVHLLGIEHEPVARTFAGRGGDKFAGLRWHWHRGTPRLADVPVYLCCAVRRVIHEGDHAIIVAGISDGDIAPGRPLTYYRRRFDWRLSDPA is encoded by the coding sequence ATGTCACTCCAGCCGACACTGGATTCCTCGGTCGCCGAGTTGTTCACCGAAGCGATGAGCCGCCTGGTGACCGGGCTCGCGGTCGTCACCGCCCGAGGCGCGGACGGGCGGCCGTGCGGCCTGCTGGTCTCGTCGATCTGTTCCTACAGCGCCGAACCGCCGTCGCTGCTGCTCTCGATCGCACGGTCGGCCAGGTCCTACGCCGCGGTGACCGACCGAGGCCGGTTCGGCGTGCATCTGCTCGGGATCGAGCACGAGCCGGTCGCGCGCACGTTCGCCGGGCGGGGCGGCGACAAGTTCGCCGGGCTGCGGTGGCACTGGCACCGCGGCACCCCGCGCTTGGCGGACGTGCCGGTCTACCTGTGCTGCGCCGTGCGGCGGGTGATCCACGAAGGGGACCACGCGATCATCGTCGCCGGGATCAGCGACGGCGACATCGCGCCCGGCCGCCCGCTCACGTACTACCGCCGCCGGTTCGACTGGCGGCTCAGCGATCCCGCGTAG
- a CDS encoding tetratricopeptide repeat protein has translation MRRHHWVAGATRRDRELAVARIELPPALATIDAHRRLRGPYTAAGTLVRRIAGDLLARLPELGQRHNTELLSAAPELIDTIPTAWAGLEWTVGEGERTRYFSRLHTVNVANGFAEILRDYLAALGGPRALIVDNAHLADPSDQELLAVLLRRRDLPLLTLVVGTGTGPVPDPPGETAVSLHASLTANACRVEAPALDQPVADGDVAALAKTYVDGDGVSDDPRLREAYLRLPPQRRAVLHDDRARELAERDEFSLRLGAIPYHAEHGTDPRGMGVRAVRLAMEHCRNIGLYHASADLAVRGRALVGKDSDPELWWRFGEEAAVSMASLGRAAESEAILHEARAATSDPSVHMNVSYTLAMLYARHYPEGQRDFDKARAWINQTIAIATLLEEPKKRVFQSVFSRNGLALIEVRQQRPAEALRLLEDGMAELERDLGPDEQALHRSVLRYNRGQVLVMMGRLEEALADYRMVIEADPEFAEHHFNVGNLLSKLGRHGEALRAYEHALSLDPPFPECYYNLADTRRELGDDDQALADFGYVIELDPAHVDARINRAGMLRDRDDLAGAWDDVTAGLELAPGNPHLLCLKGSLLAEQGDARAATEVLSAALEADPDLAEAWALRAGLAYGAGRTGDALADLDRAVALADEPAFRYNRAVIHQESGRLAEAIADYRAMLAVTEDEDARDRLASCLRVGV, from the coding sequence ATGCGCAGGCACCATTGGGTCGCCGGGGCGACCCGCCGAGACCGCGAACTGGCCGTCGCCCGGATCGAGCTTCCCCCGGCGCTGGCCACGATCGACGCGCACCGCAGGCTGCGCGGGCCGTACACCGCCGCGGGCACGCTGGTCCGCCGGATCGCCGGGGACCTGCTCGCCCGGCTGCCCGAGCTGGGGCAGCGGCACAACACCGAGCTGCTCTCGGCCGCTCCCGAGCTGATCGACACGATCCCGACCGCGTGGGCGGGTCTGGAGTGGACAGTCGGCGAGGGTGAACGCACCCGCTACTTCTCGCGGCTGCACACGGTCAACGTGGCGAACGGGTTCGCCGAGATCCTCCGCGACTACCTGGCCGCGCTCGGCGGCCCGCGCGCGCTGATCGTGGACAACGCGCACCTGGCCGACCCCAGTGACCAGGAACTGCTGGCGGTGCTGCTGCGGCGGCGCGACCTCCCATTGCTGACGCTCGTCGTCGGCACCGGTACCGGCCCGGTGCCGGACCCGCCTGGCGAGACCGCCGTGTCGCTGCACGCGTCCCTGACCGCCAACGCGTGCCGCGTCGAAGCGCCCGCACTCGATCAGCCTGTCGCCGACGGAGACGTCGCCGCGCTCGCGAAGACCTATGTGGACGGTGACGGGGTGAGTGATGATCCACGACTGCGCGAGGCGTACCTGCGGTTGCCGCCACAGCGACGGGCCGTGCTGCACGACGACAGGGCGCGGGAACTCGCCGAGCGTGACGAGTTCTCCCTGCGGCTCGGCGCGATTCCGTATCACGCCGAGCACGGCACCGACCCGCGCGGCATGGGGGTGCGCGCGGTGCGGCTCGCGATGGAGCACTGCCGCAACATCGGCCTGTACCACGCCTCCGCCGACCTCGCGGTGCGTGGCCGCGCGTTGGTCGGCAAGGACAGCGACCCGGAACTGTGGTGGCGCTTCGGCGAAGAGGCCGCGGTGTCGATGGCCTCGCTGGGCCGCGCGGCCGAGTCCGAGGCGATCCTGCACGAGGCGCGGGCGGCGACCAGCGACCCCAGTGTGCACATGAACGTCTCCTACACGCTCGCCATGCTCTACGCGCGCCACTACCCCGAAGGCCAGCGCGACTTCGACAAGGCGCGCGCGTGGATCAACCAGACGATCGCGATCGCGACCCTGCTGGAGGAACCCAAGAAGCGGGTGTTCCAGTCCGTGTTCAGCCGCAACGGCCTCGCGCTGATCGAGGTGCGGCAGCAGCGTCCCGCCGAGGCGTTGCGCCTGCTCGAAGACGGCATGGCGGAGCTGGAACGGGATCTCGGCCCGGACGAGCAAGCGTTGCACCGCAGCGTGCTGCGCTACAACCGGGGCCAGGTGCTGGTGATGATGGGACGGCTGGAAGAGGCTCTGGCCGACTATCGCATGGTCATCGAGGCCGACCCGGAGTTCGCGGAGCACCACTTCAACGTGGGCAACCTGCTGAGCAAGCTCGGCCGTCACGGCGAGGCGCTGCGAGCCTACGAGCACGCGCTCAGCCTCGACCCGCCGTTCCCCGAGTGCTACTACAACCTGGCCGACACCCGCCGTGAGCTGGGCGACGACGACCAGGCGCTGGCCGACTTCGGCTACGTCATCGAACTCGATCCGGCGCACGTGGACGCCCGCATCAACCGGGCGGGCATGCTGCGCGACCGCGACGACCTTGCCGGCGCCTGGGACGACGTCACCGCCGGTCTCGAACTGGCCCCGGGCAACCCGCATCTGTTGTGCCTCAAGGGAAGTCTGCTCGCCGAGCAGGGTGACGCGCGTGCGGCGACCGAGGTGCTCAGCGCGGCGTTGGAGGCCGATCCCGACCTCGCCGAGGCGTGGGCGCTGCGTGCCGGTCTCGCGTACGGGGCGGGCCGCACCGGGGACGCGCTCGCCGATCTCGACCGTGCCGTCGCACTCGCCGACGAACCCGCCTTCCGCTACAACCGCGCGGTCATCCACCAGGAGTCCGGCAGGCTGGCCGAGGCGATCGCCGACTACCGGGCGATGCTGGCGGTGACCGAGGACGAGGACGCGCGCGATCGGCTGGCGTCCTGCCTGCGGGTCGGGGTGTAG